Proteins from a genomic interval of Capsicum annuum cultivar UCD-10X-F1 chromosome 4, UCD10Xv1.1, whole genome shotgun sequence:
- the LOC107867617 gene encoding peroxidase 12 encodes MASASLTCFASSLVLILSVFLTVHFQVTDAQGTQPIVKGLSWNFYDSICPNVESIIRRRLQDVFRQDIGQAAGLLRLHFHDCFVQGCDGSVLLDGSASGPSEKDAPPNLTLRQQAFRIIEDLRRRVHRECGRVVSCADVTAIAARDSVFLSGGPDYDLPLGRRDGLNFATINETLANLPPPSFNASLILSSLATKNFTPTDVVALSGGHTIGIGHCASFTDRLYPNQDPSMDKTFANNLKRTCPTTNTTNTTVLDIRSPNKFDNKYYVDLMNRQGLFTSDQDLYTDRRTRGIVTSFAINESLFFKEFVNSMIKMGQLNVLTGTQGEIRANCSVRNSANYDLFLPSSVGEEKQGTWSEI; translated from the exons ATGGCTTCAGCTAGCCTAACTTGTTTTGCTTCTTCACTTGTATTGATCCTTTCTGTTTTTCTTACggtccattttcaagtaacagaTGCTCAAGGTACTCAACCAATTGTGAAAGGTCTTTCATGGAATTTCTATGACTCTATTTGTCCCAATGTTGAATCCATCATCAGAAGGCGTCTCCAGGATGTTTTCCGGCAGGATATCGGCCAGGCTGCTGGCCTTCTTCGCCTTCACTTCCATGATTGCTTTGTCCAG GGTTGTGATGGATCAGTACTATTAGATGGTTCAGCGAGCGGACCAAGTGAAAAAGATGCACCTCCCAACTTGACTTTAAGACAACAGGCTTTTAGGATCATCGAAGACCTTCGTCGTCGTGTTCACCGTGAATGCGGTAGAGTGGTTTCTTGTGCCGATGTTACTGCCATTGCTGCTCGTGACTCTGTTTTCTTA TCTGGTGGCCCGGACTATGATCTACCATTAGGAAGAAGGGATGGACTCAATTTTGCAACAATaaatgaaaccctagccaatCTTCCACCACCATCATTCAACGCAAGTTTAATTCTATCTTCACTTGCCACCAAAAACTTCACTCCCACAGATGTTGTTGCACTTTCTGGTGGTCACACTATTGGTATTGGTCATTGCGCTTCTTTCACTGACAGACTTTACCCTAATCAAGATCCATCCATGGATAAAACATTTGCCAACAACCTTAAAAGAACATGTCCCACTACAAACACCACGAACACGACTGTCCTAGACATCCGATCACCTAACAAGTTCGATAACAAGTACTACGTTGATCTCATGAATCGACAAGGGCTATTCACATCGGATCAAGATTTGTACACGGATAGAAGGACTCGAGGGATTGTTACAAGTTTTGCCATCAATGAATCACTTTTCTTTAAGGAATTTGTGAATTCCATGATCAAGATGGGGCAGTTGAATGTGCTGACAGGGACACAAGGTGAAATTAGGGCCAATTGTTCTGTCAGGAATTCTGCTAATTATGATTTGTTTCTTCCTTCTTCTGTTGGAGAAGAGAAACAGGGAACTTGGTCAGAAATATAG